A portion of the Sphingobacterium spiritivorum genome contains these proteins:
- a CDS encoding HEAT repeat domain-containing protein codes for MTIEELFKEKEIKSKEKTETISNWVIDKSLTVDELLVFAENQKDPVKATCIEALEYVTQRHPEFADEHMLLFVTQTLRSKAPRVKWESAKVIGNIAHLFTTKLKEPISNLLENTAHEGTVVRWSAAFALGQIIKLNTEFNVTLLPAVKQVCEQEQKNSIQKIYQDALKKTKKLNPE; via the coding sequence ATGACCATCGAAGAACTTTTTAAAGAAAAAGAGATCAAGTCTAAAGAGAAAACAGAGACTATCAGTAACTGGGTGATAGACAAATCACTTACGGTTGATGAGCTTCTTGTTTTTGCTGAGAATCAAAAGGACCCGGTAAAAGCAACCTGTATAGAGGCTTTGGAATATGTTACGCAACGTCATCCGGAATTTGCTGACGAACATATGCTGCTGTTTGTAACGCAAACCTTGCGTTCGAAAGCACCTCGTGTAAAGTGGGAAAGTGCAAAAGTTATTGGGAATATTGCTCATCTGTTTACTACAAAATTGAAGGAGCCTATTTCCAATTTGCTGGAAAATACGGCACATGAAGGAACTGTAGTACGATGGAGTGCTGCATTTGCATTAGGCCAGATCATCAAATTGAACACAGAATTTAATGTAACATTGCTACCTGCGGTGAAACAGGTCTGCGAACAGGAGCAGAAGAATAGCATTCAGAAGATCTATCAGGATGCATTGAAGAAAACAAAAAAACTAAATCCGGAATAA
- a CDS encoding AraC family transcriptional regulator, which yields MPIHFLTAIRSQNKESYIQIPLDNRLERYVEGIYEFDGTMLCNQVALFSDGCPALILMPSQSDKVTIQSAALQITMGPVWVCGGNIQQVFLQSAKLKGTIRIVRFHAPAFFQLFDLRSDYFDYQPAYDLTESTDPILSTFIHNYYHHADAKYQIKSLAIFLSCQPISEVKVPALLQERLEQIQQSSTPTTLHINYKWWQRAFKKHLGLAPQQYVQINRFLKAYTLFEASPSLSLNDVACRIGYYDSNHLLKDFHKYIGQSPKAYFKTNA from the coding sequence ATGCCGATACATTTTTTAACTGCTATACGCTCACAAAACAAAGAAAGTTATATTCAAATTCCTCTCGACAACAGGCTTGAACGGTATGTTGAGGGTATTTATGAATTTGATGGGACTATGCTATGCAATCAAGTTGCTTTGTTCAGTGACGGCTGTCCTGCTCTGATCCTTATGCCTTCGCAATCTGATAAAGTAACGATTCAAAGTGCAGCTTTACAGATTACAATGGGTCCGGTGTGGGTCTGTGGAGGCAACATACAACAGGTCTTTTTACAATCAGCAAAGCTTAAAGGCACGATACGGATTGTTCGCTTTCATGCTCCTGCTTTCTTTCAGCTTTTCGACCTCCGATCAGATTACTTTGATTATCAACCTGCTTATGATCTGACAGAATCTACTGATCCTATTTTAAGCACATTTATACATAATTATTATCATCATGCAGATGCAAAATATCAGATAAAAAGTCTTGCAATTTTTTTATCCTGTCAACCTATTTCTGAAGTAAAAGTCCCTGCACTACTACAGGAAAGACTGGAACAAATACAGCAAAGCTCCACTCCCACTACCCTGCATATAAATTACAAATGGTGGCAACGTGCTTTTAAGAAACACTTAGGACTGGCGCCCCAACAATATGTACAGATTAACCGCTTTTTAAAGGCTTACACATTATTCGAAGCGTCTCCCTCCCTGTCGCTTAATGATGTTGCTTGTAGAATCGGTTATTATGACAGTAATCATTTATTAAAGGATTTTCATAAATACATTGGTCAATCGCCCAAAGCTTATTTCAAAACCAATGCATAA
- a CDS encoding alpha-L-fucosidase produces MKLLTLSFLLMTGIFSVGSLKTVNAQVKYLNESKQDFDKRMQWFVNAKYGMFIHFGLYSQLGGEYQGKDIEGYAEWIQANADIQSQEYALLTHTWNPKKFNAKKIVRLAKEAGMKYLVVTTKHHEGFCLWDSPYTDFDIASTSMKGRDILKELADACKKEGIKFGTYYSIIDWHHSSQYRNPEGKKNADHWFQVAIRPEKKQEYIQYMKNQIKELIDNYDTDILWFDGDWVNWWDMESGQELYEYIRTLKPSIIINNRVAKREEFYRDFGTPEQEHPATGLDYYWEACYTMNNSWGYKKSDNDWKTPKDIENKLEEINKKGGNLLLNIGPDGNGIVPAQSVMILKEAGKHLKEKK; encoded by the coding sequence ATGAAATTATTAACCTTGTCATTCCTCTTAATGACTGGCATTTTTTCTGTTGGCAGCTTAAAGACTGTAAATGCTCAGGTCAAGTATCTTAATGAATCGAAGCAGGACTTTGATAAACGTATGCAATGGTTCGTCAACGCCAAATATGGTATGTTTATCCATTTTGGTTTATACAGTCAGCTTGGCGGTGAGTATCAGGGAAAAGATATAGAAGGTTATGCGGAGTGGATACAAGCCAATGCTGACATACAAAGTCAAGAGTACGCATTATTAACGCATACCTGGAATCCAAAAAAATTCAATGCTAAGAAAATAGTCAGACTGGCTAAAGAAGCAGGGATGAAATACTTAGTCGTAACCACTAAGCATCATGAGGGTTTTTGTCTATGGGACTCACCCTATACTGATTTTGACATCGCTTCTACATCAATGAAGGGTCGGGATATTCTAAAGGAACTGGCAGATGCATGTAAGAAAGAAGGAATAAAATTCGGGACTTATTACAGTATTATTGATTGGCACCATAGTTCTCAATATCGAAACCCTGAAGGAAAGAAGAATGCTGATCATTGGTTTCAAGTTGCTATACGACCAGAGAAAAAACAAGAATACATTCAATACATGAAAAACCAGATCAAGGAATTAATTGATAATTATGATACAGATATTCTTTGGTTTGACGGTGATTGGGTCAATTGGTGGGATATGGAATCAGGACAAGAATTGTATGAATATATCCGAACCTTAAAACCTTCCATTATCATTAACAATCGTGTAGCTAAGAGAGAAGAATTTTACAGGGATTTTGGCACTCCTGAGCAGGAACATCCGGCAACAGGCTTAGATTACTATTGGGAAGCATGTTATACGATGAACAATTCATGGGGATACAAAAAGTCTGACAATGACTGGAAAACGCCTAAAGATATAGAGAATAAGCTGGAAGAGATTAATAAAAAGGGAGGGAATTTATTGCTTAATATCGGTCCGGATGGAAATGGTATTGTTCCTGCTCAAAGTGTAATGATCTTAAAAGAGGCCGGGAAACATTTAAAAGAAAAAAAGTAG
- the map gene encoding type I methionyl aminopeptidase gives MIISNENELEKMKAVSQAVALTLMKMKQYAKPGISTQELDEYGGNVLREFGAQSAPRLTYGFPGYTCISLNNEVAHGIPSPARILQDGDLINIDVSAELDGYWSDNGGSIVVGEDVHGHTPLVEASKNILLSAISRIKGGVRINEIGHYIETEARKKGYLVIKNLGGHGLGKALHEEPFDLLNYKDPDDRRRFRKGTVVALETFINTHSTLAIEQPDGFTLLGNKGGFAVQHEHTLVVTDEKPIILTAME, from the coding sequence ATGATTATATCCAATGAGAATGAATTAGAGAAAATGAAAGCTGTAAGTCAGGCAGTAGCTTTGACCTTAATGAAAATGAAGCAATATGCCAAACCGGGCATATCGACTCAGGAACTGGATGAATATGGTGGAAATGTATTGAGAGAATTTGGTGCACAATCAGCTCCCCGATTGACATATGGATTTCCGGGTTATACCTGTATCAGTCTCAATAATGAAGTGGCACATGGGATACCTTCTCCTGCTAGAATCCTTCAGGATGGAGACCTGATCAATATTGATGTTTCTGCTGAGCTTGACGGGTATTGGTCTGATAATGGCGGATCTATTGTCGTAGGAGAGGATGTGCATGGACATACTCCTTTGGTAGAAGCTTCAAAAAATATTCTTTTATCTGCTATATCCCGTATTAAAGGAGGGGTCAGGATCAACGAAATTGGTCATTATATTGAAACCGAGGCCAGAAAAAAAGGATATCTGGTCATCAAAAATCTGGGAGGTCACGGCTTAGGGAAAGCATTGCATGAAGAACCGTTTGACCTTTTGAATTATAAAGATCCCGATGACAGAAGACGTTTTAGAAAAGGAACAGTTGTCGCTCTGGAAACATTTATCAATACGCACTCTACATTAGCTATTGAGCAACCGGATGGATTCACGCTGTTAGGTAATAAAGGTGGGTTTGCAGTTCAACATGAGCATACTCTTGTCGTTACAGATGAAAAGCCCATTATACTGACAGCTATGGAATAG